From Streptomyces sp. NBC_01460, a single genomic window includes:
- a CDS encoding amidase — MTSALAAALDRIDRRDRDLCAFTEVWHEEARAREADASRLPLAGLPFAVKGPAGIRSYTARRLIAAGGIPVGATSVPGPGTRWQTWGQGAHGRTVNPWRPDRTPGGSSAGSAVAVAAGMVDVATGSDGAGSVRIPAAWCGVFGLRTTRGLLPSPDSTGLASAGLLASSARRAESCLRHVLDGYVPRPARLPVPAVFSPDLGFARVDPEVAEVTRAAVGRLVAAGAVRLVPGSCELLDPADAWLAVRAGARTPSTERLREANDRTLDALFARTPLLLAPVTPNRPHGHDGPGDVYSTALTWAFNLSGHPAASLPAGFTPDGCPAGLQLVAGRGRDAELLGAAVALERHLPRSQPIG, encoded by the coding sequence ATGACATCGGCTCTGGCGGCGGCCCTCGACCGGATCGACCGGCGCGACCGGGACCTGTGCGCGTTCACCGAGGTCTGGCACGAGGAGGCGCGGGCACGGGAGGCGGACGCGTCCCGGCTCCCGCTGGCAGGGCTGCCGTTCGCCGTGAAGGGACCCGCGGGCATCCGCTCGTACACGGCCCGCCGCCTGATCGCCGCGGGCGGGATCCCGGTCGGTGCGACCTCGGTCCCCGGCCCGGGCACCCGCTGGCAGACCTGGGGGCAGGGGGCGCACGGCCGTACGGTCAACCCCTGGCGCCCCGACCGGACTCCGGGCGGGTCCTCGGCGGGCTCCGCGGTGGCGGTCGCGGCGGGCATGGTGGACGTGGCGACGGGCAGCGACGGCGCCGGGTCGGTGCGGATCCCGGCGGCGTGGTGCGGGGTGTTCGGTCTGCGGACGACGAGGGGTCTGCTCCCCTCCCCCGACTCCACGGGGCTCGCGTCCGCCGGCCTGCTGGCGAGCTCGGCCCGGCGCGCGGAGAGCTGTCTGCGCCATGTCCTGGACGGATACGTGCCGCGGCCCGCGCGACTCCCCGTCCCCGCCGTGTTCAGCCCGGATCTGGGCTTCGCCCGCGTCGACCCGGAGGTCGCGGAGGTGACACGGGCCGCGGTCGGCCGGCTGGTGGCAGCCGGGGCCGTACGCCTGGTGCCCGGCTCCTGCGAACTGCTGGACCCGGCGGACGCCTGGCTCGCGGTGCGCGCGGGGGCCCGGACCCCGTCCACGGAGCGGCTCCGTGAGGCCAACGACCGGACGCTCGACGCCCTCTTCGCCCGGACGCCCCTGCTGCTCGCCCCGGTCACGCCCAACCGGCCGCACGGCCACGACGGGCCGGGAGACGTCTACTCCACCGCGCTCACCTGGGCGTTCAACCTCAGCGGCCATCCGGCGGCGAGCCTGCCGGCCGGGTTCACCCCGGACGGCTGCCCGGCCGGTCTCCAGTTGGTGGCCGGCCGGGGAAGGGACGCCGAACTGCTGGGCGCGGCCGTCGCGCTGGAGCGCCACCTGCCCCGGTCTCAGCCGATCGGCTGA
- a CDS encoding peptidoglycan D,D-transpeptidase FtsI family protein — protein sequence MIRYIRHAAGFCLLLLLALLANAARVQLFEADELNSNSANRRTTIDRYDQPRGNILVGDEPVTGSKDTGEQLAYERTYRHGPLYAPVTGYASQTYGTTLLENAEDPILSGADPILAPLPLWGDVTRSLQPGGDVVTTVEDRVQRAAYEGLDGRRGAVAALDPATGRILALVSSPSYDPEVLSGTGPSVTDAWARLNRAPSRPMLNRALRQTYPPGSAFKIVTAAAALDAGVVTDPDAETDTPSPYVLPGTSTVLPNEAKGCEKASLAEAIRVSCNTVMAHLGVQVGLDGMLDAVAGFGFNDDDLEIPSRVARSNFDEDMSDDQLAQSSIGQFDTAATPLQMAMVASAVANGGELMRPHLVERVTTDDGDTVRQQGSDSYHRAMDPTTARQLQRMMVDVVENGTGANGAIDGVTVGGKTGTAQHGVDNSGTPYAWFIAWAQAPDSGRPAVAVAVVVEDAAADRADVSGGGNAAPIARAVMEAALRE from the coding sequence GTGATCCGCTACATCCGGCACGCCGCCGGCTTCTGTCTGCTGCTGCTCCTGGCCCTGCTGGCGAACGCCGCGCGCGTCCAGCTCTTCGAGGCCGACGAACTCAACTCGAACTCCGCCAACCGCCGTACCACCATCGACCGTTACGACCAGCCGCGCGGCAACATCCTGGTCGGCGACGAGCCCGTCACCGGCTCGAAGGACACCGGTGAGCAGCTCGCGTACGAGCGCACCTACCGCCACGGTCCGCTGTACGCGCCGGTGACGGGCTACGCCTCGCAGACGTACGGCACCACGCTGCTGGAGAACGCCGAGGACCCGATCCTCTCCGGCGCCGACCCGATCCTGGCGCCGCTCCCGCTGTGGGGCGACGTCACGCGCAGCCTGCAGCCGGGGGGCGATGTCGTCACCACCGTCGAGGATCGCGTGCAACGCGCGGCGTACGAGGGCCTGGACGGCCGGCGCGGCGCGGTCGCGGCCCTCGACCCGGCGACCGGGCGGATCCTGGCGCTGGTCTCCTCCCCCTCGTACGACCCCGAGGTCCTCTCCGGGACCGGCCCCTCCGTCACCGACGCGTGGGCGCGGCTCAACCGCGCGCCGAGCCGGCCGATGCTCAACAGGGCCCTCCGGCAGACCTATCCGCCGGGCTCCGCCTTCAAGATCGTGACCGCGGCGGCGGCGCTGGACGCGGGTGTGGTCACCGATCCGGACGCGGAGACGGACACCCCGTCGCCGTACGTGCTGCCGGGGACCTCGACCGTGCTGCCCAACGAGGCGAAGGGCTGCGAGAAGGCGTCCCTGGCGGAGGCGATCCGGGTGTCCTGCAACACCGTGATGGCTCATCTCGGCGTCCAGGTCGGGCTGGACGGGATGCTGGACGCGGTGGCCGGATTCGGGTTCAACGACGACGACCTCGAGATCCCCTCCCGGGTGGCCCGCAGCAACTTCGACGAGGACATGAGCGACGACCAGCTCGCCCAGTCCTCCATCGGCCAGTTCGACACCGCGGCGACCCCGCTCCAGATGGCGATGGTCGCCTCGGCGGTGGCGAACGGCGGTGAGCTCATGCGTCCGCACCTGGTGGAACGGGTGACCACCGACGACGGCGACACGGTCCGGCAGCAGGGGTCCGACTCCTACCACCGGGCGATGGACCCCACGACGGCACGGCAGCTCCAGCGGATGATGGTCGACGTGGTGGAGAACGGCACCGGCGCGAACGGGGCGATCGACGGGGTGACGGTCGGCGGCAAGACGGGCACCGCCCAGCACGGCGTCGACAACTCCGGGACTCCGTACGCCTGGTTCATCGCCTGGGCGCAGGCGCCGGACTCCGGGCGTCCGGCGGTCGCCGTGGCGGTGGTCGTGGAGGACGCGGCGGCCGACCGGGCCGACGTCAGCGGCGGCGGCAACGCGGCCCCGATCGCCCGCGCGGTGATGGAGGCGGCGCTGCGGGAGTGA
- a CDS encoding FtsW/RodA/SpoVE family cell cycle protein gives MTAPTAEARPPELRLPKRRGVELSLLIGAVLISVYGYAAVGLARNDAVPPDVAGYGAGLGLLALLAHLAVRFRAPFADPLLLPIAVLLNGLGLVLIYRLDLETPSDRAATTQLIWSTLGVALFIAVVVLLRDHRVLQRYAYLSVAAALVLMIVPIFFPAVNGAKIWIRIGGLSFQPGEFAKILLAVFFAAYLAANRNALAYTGRRIWRIQFPTGRVLGPIVAIWLLSVGVLVLERDLGTSLLFFGLFVILLYVATGRTGWIAVGLLLAAAGAFVVGSFEPHVHSRVEDWLDPYATIDAGQGPSQLAQSLFAFAAGGMLGTGLGLGHSILIGFAAKSDFILATAGEELGLAGLTAIFLLYALLVARGFRAGLALRDPFGRLLSIGLASILALQVFVIAGGVMGLIPLTGMAMPFLAQGGSSVVTNWIIVALLIRVSDVARTPDPDTGTVPAAEDQ, from the coding sequence ATGACCGCACCGACGGCGGAAGCACGCCCGCCCGAGCTACGCCTGCCCAAGCGGCGCGGGGTCGAGCTCTCGCTCCTGATCGGGGCCGTGCTCATCTCCGTCTACGGCTACGCCGCCGTCGGCCTCGCCCGGAACGACGCCGTCCCACCCGATGTCGCCGGATACGGCGCGGGGCTCGGCCTCCTCGCCCTGCTCGCCCATCTCGCGGTCCGCTTCCGCGCCCCGTTCGCCGATCCGCTGCTGCTGCCCATCGCCGTCCTGCTCAACGGGCTGGGCCTGGTGCTGATCTACCGGCTCGACCTGGAGACCCCGAGCGACCGGGCGGCGACGACGCAGCTGATCTGGTCCACGCTCGGGGTCGCCCTCTTCATCGCCGTCGTCGTCCTGCTCCGGGACCACCGCGTGCTCCAGCGCTACGCCTACCTCTCGGTCGCCGCGGCGCTGGTGCTGATGATCGTGCCGATCTTCTTCCCCGCGGTGAACGGGGCGAAGATCTGGATCCGGATCGGCGGCCTCTCCTTCCAGCCGGGCGAGTTCGCCAAGATCCTGCTCGCCGTCTTCTTCGCCGCCTACCTCGCGGCGAACCGCAACGCGCTCGCGTACACCGGCCGCAGGATCTGGAGGATCCAGTTCCCCACGGGCCGGGTGCTCGGGCCCATCGTCGCGATCTGGCTGCTCAGCGTCGGCGTCCTCGTCCTCGAACGGGACCTCGGCACGTCACTGCTCTTCTTCGGTCTCTTCGTGATCCTGCTGTACGTGGCCACCGGCCGGACCGGGTGGATCGCCGTCGGGCTGCTCCTCGCCGCCGCGGGCGCCTTCGTCGTCGGCTCGTTCGAACCCCATGTGCACAGCAGGGTGGAGGACTGGCTCGACCCGTACGCCACGATCGACGCGGGGCAGGGGCCGAGTCAGCTCGCCCAGTCGCTCTTCGCGTTCGCCGCGGGCGGCATGCTCGGCACCGGCCTCGGGCTCGGCCACTCCATCCTCATCGGGTTCGCCGCGAAGTCGGACTTCATCCTGGCCACCGCGGGCGAGGAGCTCGGCCTGGCGGGCCTCACCGCGATCTTCCTGCTGTACGCCCTGCTGGTGGCCCGCGGCTTCCGCGCGGGCCTGGCCCTGCGGGACCCCTTCGGGCGGCTGCTGTCGATCGGCCTGGCCTCGATCCTGGCGCTCCAGGTCTTCGTCATCGCGGGCGGGGTGATGGGCCTGATCCCGCTGACCGGGATGGCGATGCCGTTCCTGGCCCAGGGCGGCTCGTCCGTCGTCACCAACTGGATCATCGTGGCGCTCCTCATCCGGGTCAGCGACGTGGCCCGCACACCCGACCCCGACACCGGAACCGTGCCGGCCGCGGAGGACCAGTGA
- a CDS encoding zinc-ribbon domain-containing protein: MIIFGTRGYLYQLAVLTMVCGWCGNPAAHTLRKRVTKFTLFFVPLFPFSTKYATQCTFCGGERQIPKEQAEQLLAQAQGGQDGTPYGTPQQQPGYAPPGGQNPYQS, from the coding sequence ATGATCATTTTCGGTACGCGGGGCTATCTCTACCAACTGGCGGTCCTGACGATGGTGTGCGGCTGGTGCGGGAACCCCGCGGCGCACACCCTCCGGAAGCGGGTCACCAAGTTCACGCTGTTCTTCGTGCCGCTGTTCCCCTTCTCCACGAAGTACGCGACGCAGTGCACCTTCTGCGGAGGGGAGCGGCAGATACCGAAGGAGCAGGCCGAACAGCTGCTGGCACAGGCCCAGGGCGGGCAGGACGGCACTCCGTACGGGACGCCGCAGCAGCAGCCCGGTTACGCGCCCCCCGGCGGCCAGAACCCCTACCAGAGCTGA
- a CDS encoding PBS lyase, which translates to MFTGIDEVGWASMKHAYGPADDVPGLLYGLASADPAERETALDGMYGAVHHQGNVYACTLACIPFLFELAADPGIRDRGGIVELLTSIGGIELDEDEEDGLDELDEDEIEGVANYAMAAAAVSAGSPVFFELVADEDPGVRLAAPLALATLHTRPGRVLALLRERLPVEADDEVRLALVEAAGRIALRHGRLAERVADWLSRLAAEAYPPGLRLAALAQLARCAPDALPGDVVRVVSGLLRELRSGPARAEPSAAEPPGGDEGASDLSTAPTLVGQLRELSAEEPSGRGTPWATDLLRTLHVGLDDRVADRTALLTDQLGSPDPWQRVDAVRMSSGLMRAWRGVYEDLVRLIGAQLADPEPRLAEAASYALEDLFALAAPAGDALAGRVAADPGAWVKEWPSGPPGLGSAVKALARLGDARALPALAAALERPEVPHDVGFAIRCLGAAADPLAGALRRRLGEVALDESAYDRASPLLAGLTALRAGEAAPEVLRVLRGAPEYRGEWLRTAALRALGSFGPAAGCAVPELRRLARGPGVAAATEAAEALWAVTGDADAVLPVLAEGLWAEQARDCRAAASALGALGPRAGAVAPRLRALLAHDELWLRVEAAIALWEIAGRTAEVVPVLLSAWEKNCHVRVRVAECLARMGPGGAGSDATRVLRAELLSVRRHKAMDGGYGSHDTYEDEKLLALCRRALLGNTGKGTTS; encoded by the coding sequence GTGTTCACGGGGATCGACGAGGTCGGCTGGGCCTCGATGAAGCATGCCTACGGTCCGGCCGACGACGTGCCGGGCCTGCTGTACGGACTCGCCTCCGCCGATCCGGCGGAGCGGGAGACCGCGCTCGACGGGATGTACGGCGCGGTCCACCACCAGGGCAACGTGTACGCGTGCACGCTCGCCTGCATCCCGTTCCTCTTCGAGCTGGCGGCCGACCCCGGCATACGTGACCGGGGCGGCATCGTGGAGCTGCTCACCAGCATCGGCGGCATCGAGCTGGACGAGGACGAGGAGGACGGGCTCGACGAGCTGGACGAGGACGAGATCGAGGGCGTGGCCAACTACGCGATGGCGGCGGCCGCCGTCTCGGCGGGCTCCCCGGTCTTCTTCGAGCTCGTCGCCGACGAGGACCCGGGGGTACGGCTCGCCGCCCCGCTGGCGCTGGCCACCCTGCACACCCGGCCGGGCAGGGTGCTCGCGCTGCTGCGGGAGCGGCTGCCCGTGGAGGCCGACGACGAGGTGCGCCTCGCGCTCGTCGAAGCCGCCGGCCGGATCGCCCTGCGCCACGGACGGCTGGCGGAGCGGGTGGCGGACTGGCTGAGCCGGCTCGCGGCGGAGGCGTATCCGCCCGGACTGCGGCTGGCCGCCCTCGCGCAGCTCGCCAGGTGCGCCCCCGACGCGCTGCCCGGCGATGTCGTGCGGGTGGTGTCCGGCCTGCTGCGGGAGCTGCGCTCGGGGCCCGCCCGCGCCGAACCCTCCGCCGCCGAGCCGCCGGGCGGCGACGAGGGGGCGTCGGACCTGAGCACCGCTCCGACGCTGGTGGGGCAGTTGCGGGAGCTGTCCGCGGAGGAGCCCTCCGGGCGCGGCACCCCCTGGGCCACCGACCTGCTGCGGACCCTGCACGTCGGCCTGGACGACCGTGTGGCGGACCGTACGGCACTGCTGACGGACCAGCTGGGCAGCCCTGACCCCTGGCAGCGCGTCGACGCCGTACGGATGAGCAGTGGGCTGATGCGGGCCTGGCGCGGGGTGTACGAGGACCTGGTGCGGCTGATCGGCGCGCAGCTCGCGGATCCGGAGCCGCGGCTGGCCGAGGCGGCCTCGTACGCGCTGGAGGACCTGTTCGCCCTGGCCGCGCCCGCCGGTGACGCCCTGGCGGGGCGGGTGGCGGCGGATCCCGGGGCGTGGGTGAAGGAGTGGCCGAGCGGGCCTCCGGGGCTCGGCTCGGCGGTGAAGGCGCTGGCCAGGCTGGGGGACGCGCGGGCGCTGCCCGCCCTGGCGGCGGCCCTGGAGCGGCCGGAGGTGCCGCACGACGTGGGCTTCGCGATCAGGTGCCTGGGTGCTGCCGCCGACCCGCTCGCCGGGGCGCTGCGGCGCAGGCTGGGCGAGGTCGCCCTGGACGAGAGCGCGTACGACCGGGCGAGCCCGCTGCTCGCGGGGCTGACGGCGCTGCGCGCGGGCGAGGCCGCCCCCGAGGTGCTGCGGGTGCTGCGGGGGGCGCCCGAGTACCGGGGTGAGTGGCTGCGGACAGCGGCCCTGCGGGCGCTGGGCTCGTTCGGGCCGGCCGCGGGCTGCGCGGTCCCGGAGCTCCGGCGGCTGGCCCGCGGCCCGGGGGTGGCGGCGGCGACCGAGGCGGCCGAGGCGCTCTGGGCGGTCACAGGCGACGCCGACGCGGTGCTGCCGGTGCTGGCCGAGGGGCTGTGGGCGGAACAGGCGCGCGACTGCCGGGCTGCGGCGAGCGCGCTCGGTGCGCTGGGGCCCCGGGCCGGGGCGGTGGCGCCGCGGCTGCGGGCCCTGCTGGCGCACGACGAGCTGTGGCTCCGGGTCGAGGCCGCGATCGCCCTGTGGGAGATCGCGGGACGGACCGCCGAGGTGGTGCCGGTGCTCCTGTCGGCGTGGGAGAAGAACTGCCATGTCAGGGTCCGGGTGGCGGAATGCCTGGCGCGGATGGGCCCCGGCGGTGCAGGCTCTGACGCGACACGGGTGCTGCGCGCCGAGCTCCTGTCCGTACGCCGCCACAAGGCGATGGACGGCGGATACGGCAGCCACGACACTTATGAGGACGAGAAGCTGCTGGCACTCTGCCGGCGGGCGCTCCTGGGAAACACGGGGAAAGGAACCACATCATGA
- the ligD gene encoding non-homologous end-joining DNA ligase — MTPITEVEGRRLALSNLDKVLYPATGTTKGEVLHYYAATAASAMLPHLRDRPLSFLRYPDGPEGLRFFTKNPPPGTPDWVRTAPVPRSDDPGARQVLAEDLPSLMWAANLVVEFHTHQWRQDSPAVADRMVFDLDPGPPAGVVECCEVALWLRERLAEDGLSAYGKTSGSKGLHLLVPLEPTPSEEVTAYAKKLAVQAQGALPELAVHRMTRALRPGKVFVDFSQNAAAKTTAAPYTLRAKGSPTVSAPVTWDEIEACGAPDDLLFLAGDMAARLERYGDLLAPLTDPGQSRALPRD, encoded by the coding sequence ATGACGCCGATCACGGAGGTGGAGGGGCGGCGCCTGGCGCTCAGCAATCTCGACAAGGTGCTGTACCCGGCCACCGGCACGACGAAGGGCGAGGTGCTGCACTACTACGCGGCCACGGCGGCGAGCGCGATGCTGCCGCACCTGCGTGACCGTCCGCTGTCGTTCCTCCGGTATCCCGACGGCCCGGAAGGGCTGCGCTTCTTCACGAAGAATCCGCCGCCCGGTACACCCGACTGGGTGCGGACGGCCCCGGTCCCCCGCAGCGACGACCCCGGTGCCCGCCAGGTGCTGGCAGAGGACCTCCCGTCGCTGATGTGGGCGGCCAACCTGGTCGTGGAGTTCCACACCCACCAGTGGCGGCAGGACTCCCCCGCCGTGGCCGACCGCATGGTGTTCGACCTGGACCCCGGGCCCCCGGCCGGCGTCGTCGAGTGCTGCGAGGTCGCCCTCTGGCTCCGGGAGCGGCTGGCCGAGGACGGGCTGTCCGCGTACGGCAAGACCTCGGGGTCCAAGGGGCTGCATCTGCTCGTGCCCCTGGAGCCCACCCCCTCCGAGGAGGTGACGGCCTACGCGAAGAAGCTGGCGGTCCAGGCGCAGGGCGCGCTGCCCGAGCTGGCCGTGCACCGGATGACGCGCGCGCTGCGCCCGGGAAAGGTGTTCGTGGACTTCAGCCAGAACGCCGCGGCGAAGACCACCGCGGCGCCGTACACCCTGCGGGCGAAGGGCAGCCCCACCGTGTCCGCGCCCGTCACATGGGACGAGATCGAGGCGTGCGGCGCCCCGGACGACCTGCTCTTCCTCGCCGGTGACATGGCCGCACGGCTGGAGCGGTACGGGGATCTCCTCGCTCCGCTGACCGATCCCGGACAGTCCCGGGCGCTCCCCCGGGACTGA
- the ku gene encoding non-homologous end joining protein Ku, which translates to MRSIWNGSISFGLVSIPVKLMNATENHAISFRQIHLADGGRIRYRKVCELDEEEVPPSGTVKAYEDADGTVIPVTDEDLASLPLHTAKTIEIEGFVPASAIDPLQLDSAYYLSANGVPAAKPYALLREALRRSGKVAVAKYALRGRERLGMLRVVDDVIAMHGLLWPDEIRAPEGVAPDAGVKVRDAELDLADALMNTLGDADMDTLHDDYREAVEELVAAKAAGEPVAEEEAEEPGGKVIDLMAALESSVRAAQDSKGDTEGGKDADVHPIEGRTTRSGASEGTARRSGGKKAPAKKAPAKKAPAKAAAKKAAAKKATAKKATAKKTTAKKTTAKKTASGTRKRTSA; encoded by the coding sequence GTGAGGTCGATCTGGAACGGTTCCATCTCGTTCGGGCTGGTCAGCATCCCGGTCAAGCTCATGAACGCCACGGAGAACCACGCGATCTCCTTCCGGCAGATCCATCTCGCCGACGGCGGACGCATCCGCTACCGCAAGGTCTGCGAGCTCGACGAGGAGGAGGTGCCGCCCTCCGGGACGGTCAAGGCGTACGAGGACGCCGACGGCACGGTGATCCCCGTGACCGACGAGGACCTCGCCTCGCTGCCGCTCCACACCGCCAAGACGATCGAGATCGAGGGATTCGTGCCGGCGTCGGCGATCGACCCCCTCCAGCTGGACTCGGCGTACTACCTCTCGGCCAACGGCGTCCCGGCCGCCAAGCCCTACGCCCTGCTGCGCGAGGCCCTGCGGCGCAGCGGCAAGGTCGCCGTCGCGAAGTACGCGCTGCGCGGGCGGGAACGGCTCGGCATGCTGCGGGTGGTCGACGACGTGATCGCGATGCACGGCCTGCTGTGGCCCGACGAGATCCGCGCTCCGGAAGGCGTCGCCCCGGACGCGGGGGTCAAGGTCCGCGACGCGGAACTCGACCTGGCGGACGCGCTGATGAACACCCTCGGTGACGCGGACATGGACACCCTCCACGACGACTACCGCGAGGCGGTCGAGGAGCTCGTCGCGGCGAAGGCGGCCGGTGAACCCGTCGCGGAGGAGGAGGCCGAGGAGCCCGGCGGCAAGGTGATCGACCTCATGGCGGCCCTGGAGAGCAGTGTGCGGGCCGCCCAGGACTCGAAGGGGGACACGGAGGGCGGCAAGGACGCCGACGTCCACCCGATCGAGGGCCGCACGACCCGGTCCGGCGCCTCGGAGGGGACGGCACGCAGGAGCGGGGGGAAGAAGGCCCCCGCGAAGAAGGCGCCCGCGAAGAAGGCTCCCGCGAAGGCCGCCGCGAAGAAGGCCGCCGCCAAGAAGGCGACGGCGAAGAAGGCGACGGCGAAGAAGACCACGGCCAAGAAGACCACGGCGAAGAAGACCGCCTCGGGCACCCGGAAGCGGACCTCGGCCTGA
- a CDS encoding XRE family transcriptional regulator produces MTTTMTQTVTRTPRSTDLAEIAHGTTTRMRIAEIARFLQENLGPRITARITRVSDPRQVGKWAAGDTRPRDEAEERLRAALQTFHVIQSAEDNHTARAWMIGMNPQLEDETPAQCIADGRFKDVMVAARAYVDGC; encoded by the coding sequence ATGACCACCACCATGACGCAGACCGTCACGCGCACACCTCGGAGCACCGACCTCGCCGAGATCGCGCACGGCACGACCACACGCATGCGCATCGCCGAGATCGCGCGTTTCCTGCAGGAGAATCTCGGGCCTCGCATCACCGCTCGCATCACACGGGTCAGCGACCCCCGTCAGGTGGGCAAGTGGGCCGCCGGTGACACACGGCCCCGCGACGAGGCCGAAGAGCGCCTCCGCGCAGCCCTCCAGACTTTTCACGTCATCCAGAGCGCCGAGGACAACCACACCGCCCGCGCCTGGATGATCGGCATGAACCCGCAGCTCGAGGACGAGACGCCCGCCCAGTGCATCGCGGACGGCCGCTTCAAGGACGTCATGGTCGCCGCCCGGGCGTACGTCGACGGCTGCTGA
- a CDS encoding RES domain-containing protein — protein MTVRGDQPDVRLIPAPERGVWRLGKVREPLRYEQIRRDDADSSAGNQWSLVGYGTLYCASEQDGCLAEALAPFRVHPDWRDLAAADWEDGAPGLVPPDWPTRHTLERLELSKDARFLDVDDERTLTTLSDELRETLRLNGVDKLARNHIEGFNRKITRAISAWAISQREPEQGGRLVHGIAYRSRLGMHQCWAVYNDVAFTRIESNLIFPEDPALRRVVEAYDLRLR, from the coding sequence ATGACCGTACGAGGAGACCAGCCGGATGTCAGGCTGATCCCCGCACCCGAGCGGGGCGTCTGGCGGCTCGGAAAGGTCCGCGAACCCCTGAGGTACGAGCAGATCAGGCGCGACGACGCGGACAGCTCCGCCGGTAACCAATGGAGCCTGGTGGGCTACGGGACCCTCTACTGCGCCTCCGAGCAGGACGGCTGCCTGGCCGAAGCCCTCGCGCCGTTTCGCGTGCACCCCGACTGGCGGGACCTGGCGGCCGCCGACTGGGAGGACGGCGCGCCCGGCCTGGTCCCCCCGGACTGGCCGACGCGGCACACACTGGAGCGCTTAGAACTGTCCAAGGACGCCAGGTTCTTGGACGTCGACGACGAGCGCACCCTGACGACCCTGTCCGACGAGCTCAGGGAGACCCTGAGACTCAACGGGGTGGACAAACTCGCTCGCAACCACATCGAGGGCTTCAACCGGAAGATCACCCGCGCCATCTCCGCCTGGGCCATCAGCCAGCGGGAACCCGAGCAGGGCGGCCGTCTCGTCCACGGGATCGCCTACCGGTCCCGGCTCGGCATGCACCAGTGCTGGGCGGTCTACAACGACGTCGCCTTCACCCGGATCGAATCGAACCTGATCTTCCCGGAGGACCCGGCGCTGCGCAGAGTGGTGGAGGCGTACGACCTCCGCCTGCGATGA